From Pseudomonas sp. AN-1:
TCAAGGCCCTGCTGATCAATCCGGCGGTGCGCGTGCAGCGCTACTTCGCCCGCTACCTCGGCCCGCAGCACAACTACTACAGTGGGGAGAGCTGGGAGCTGACCGCCGCGCACGTCGCCGCGCTGGCCGAACTCGAGGTGCCGCCGCCGCAGGATCCCGCACGCTTCATGGTCTGGCTGCAGACCGGCGACGAAACCCTCGACTATCGCGATGCCGCCGACTACTACCGGCTCTGCGCGGTGCAGATCGAGGAGGGCGGCGACCACGGCTACCGGGGCTTCGCCGCGCGCATCCCCGAGCTGCTGGCCTTCGCCGGCCTGACCAGCGCCTGAATTCCTGCTCGCGGCCCGATCCGCGGGCGACCCTTTCGCCAGACAGACATCCATCCATGGCCAATACCTCCTATACCGCCGAAGCCATCGAGGTCCTCTCCGGCCTCGATCCGGTGCGCAAGCGCCCGGGCATGTACACCGACACCAGCCGGCCCAATCACCTGGCCCAGGAAGTCATCGACAACAGCGTCGACGAGGCGCTGGCCGGCCACGCCAAGTCCGTGCAGGTGATCCTCCACGAGGACAACTCGCTGCAGGTGATCGACGACGGCCGCGGCATGCCGGTGGACATCCACCCGGAGGAGGGCGTCAGCGGCGTCGAGCTGATCCTCACCAAGCTGCACGCCGGCGGCAAGTTCTCCAACAAGAACTACCAGTTCTCCGGTGGCCTGCACGGCGTCGGCATCTCGGTGGTCAACGCCCTGTCGACCCGCGTCGAGGTGCGCGTCAGGCGCGACGGCAACGAGTACGCCATGGCCTTCGCCGACGGCTACAAGGCCAGCGAGCTGGCGGTGGTCGGTACGGTCGGCAAGCGCAACACCGGCACCAGCGTGCAGTTCTGGCCGGACGCCAAGTACTTCGATTCGGCGAAGTTCTCCATCAGCCGCCTCAAGCACGTGCTCAAGGCCAAGGCGGTGCTGTGCCCGGGGCTCAGCGTGTCCTTCGAGGACAGGGCCAGCGGCGAGAAGGTCGAGTGGTTCTACGAGGACGGCCTGCGCTCGTATCTGAGTGACGCGGTCAGCGAGTTCGAGCGCCTGCCCCAGGAGCCGTTCTGCGGCAGCCTGGCCGGCACCCGCGAGGCGGTAGACTGGGCGCTGCTGTGGCTGCCGGAAGGCGGCGAGAGCGTGCAGGAAAGCTACGTCAACCTGATCCCCACCGCCCAGGGCGGCACCCACGTCAACGGCCTGCGCCAGGGGCTGCTCGACGCTATGCGCGAGTTCTGCGAGTTCAGGAGCCTGTTGCCGCGCGGCGTCAAGCTGGCGCCCGAGGACGTCTGGGAGCGCATCGCCTTCGTGCTGTCGATGAAGATGCAGGAGCCGCAGTTCTCCGGGCAGACCAAGGAGCGCCTGTCCTCGCGCGAGGCGGCGGCCTTCGTCTCCGGGGTGGTCAAGGACGCCTTCAGCCTGTGGCTCAACGAGCATCCCGAGCTGGGCCTGGCGCTGGCCGAGCTGGCGATCAGCAACGCCGGGCGCCGCCTCAAGGCCGGCAAGAAGGTCGAGCGCAAGAAGATCACCCAGGGGCCGGCGCTGCCCGGCAAGCTGGCCGATTGCGCCGGCCAGGACCCGATGCGCGCCGAGCTGTTCCTGGTCGAGGGCGACTCCGCCGGCGGCAGCGCCAAGCAGGCGCGCGACAAGGAATTCCAGGCGATCCTGCCGCTGCGCGGCAAGATCCTCAACACCTGGGAGGTCGACGGCGGCGAGGTGCTGGCCAGCCAGGAAGTGCACAACATCGCCGTGGCCGTCGGCATCGATCCGGGCTCGGCGGACCTCACCCAGCTGCGCTACGGCAAGATCTGCATCCTCGCCGACGCCGACTCCGACGGCCTGCACATCGCCACGTTGCTCTGTGCATTGTTCGTCCAGCATTTCCGCCCGCTGGTGGAGGCCGGCCACGTCTACGTCGCCATGCCGCCGCTGTACCGCATCGACCTCGGCAAGGAGGTCTACTACGCCCTCGACGAGGCCGAGCGCGACGGCATCCTCGAGCGCCTCGCCGCCGAGAAGAAACGTGGCAAGCCGCAGGTCACCCGCTTCAAGGGTCTCGGCGAGATGAACCCGCTGCAGCTGCGCGAGACCACCATGGACCCCAACACCCGCCGCCTGGTGCAGCTGACCCTCGAGGACGCCGAGGGCACCCTGGAAATCATGGACATGCTGCTGGCCAAGAAGCGCGCGGGCGACCGCAAGAGCTGGCTGGAGAGCAAGGGCAACCTGGCCGAGGTGCTGCTTTGACGGCGAGCCGGCGTCTGCTGCTGGGCCTGGCTGGCGCGCTGGCGCTGCTCGCCGGCAGCCCGGCGGCCCGCGCCGAGGCGCCGCTGGCGGAACTGGTGCTGCAGGCCGCGCTGCCGGTGGAGGGCATGGCCGGTGGCAACCTGTCCGGCCTGGCGCGCTGTGGCGACGGGCGCTGGTGGGCGGTATCCGATCGCGAGGATGCGCAGCTCTCCCGGCTCCAGCCCGCCGAAGGGCGCTGGCAGGCGGCCGCCGAGGCGTTCGCGGTGCCGCCGCCGCCGCCCAGCGGCCTGCCCTGGGGCCTGAGCACCGGCAACCGGCTGCTGGCGCCGCTGCGCGGCGGTGCCCTGGACTTCGAAGGACTGGCCTGCGACGCCGCCGGCAACCGCTACCTGCTCAGCGAGAGCGAAGTCGGCGTGCTCATGTTGCCGTCGCTCGGCTCCCCGCAGTGGCTGGCGCTGCCGCCGCAGCTGCTGCGCCAGGCGCGTGCCCGCGGCCTGCTGCTGCACGCCAACGCCCTGCTCGAGGGCCTGGCGGTGTCGCCGGACGGTGCCCGCCTGTGGCTGGCCGCCGAGCGCGAGGGCCGCGGCCTGCTCGCCGTGCAGCGGAGCGGCGAGCGCTGGCGCTGCCCCGGCAGCGGCTGCGTGCTGGTGGCGGAGAGCGGCCGAGCGCTGCGCCCGCTGGATCCGCCCGGCAGCGAGCCGCAGCCGCTGGACTTCACCGGCCTGAGCTGGCACGCCGGCAAGCTGTACAGCCTGGAGCGCCTGCAGCACCGCATCTGCCGCCGCGACCCGGAGCACGGCACGGTCGAGCGCTGCTGGTCGTTCGCCGCTGCCGCGCTGGCCCCGCAGTTGCGCTACGCCACCCCCTACGGAGTGGCCGAGGCGCTGTGGCTGGATGACGGCTCGGCCTGGATCGGCCTGGACAATGGCGGCGCGGCCAATGCTGCCGGCGAGCGCCGGCCGCTGATCCTGCAGTTCGCCGCGCCGGACGGCGGCTGGAGCGGCTGAGCCGCCCGCCGAACAATACGGTGCGCCCGCCCCCGGCGGGCGCGCCCGGACACACGAGTTTTCAGAGGACGCAGATGAGCGAATCCCTCGATCTGAGCCTGGACGGCGTCGAACGCCGCTCGCTGGCCGAGTTCACCGAACAGGCCTATCTCAACTATTCCATGTACGTGATCATGGATCGTGCCCTGCCGCACATCGGCGACGGCCTCAAGCCCGTGCAGCGGCGCATCGTCTATGCCATGAGCGAGCTGGGCCTGGACGCCGATTCCAAGCACAAGAAGTCGGCGCGCACCGTCGGCGACGTGCTGGGCAAGTTCCACCCGCACGGCGATTCCGCCTGCTACGAGGCCATGGTGCTGATGGCGCAGCCGTTCAGCTACCGTTACACCCTGGTCGACGGCCAGGGCAACTGGGGCGCGCCGGACGATCCCAAGTCGTTCGCCGCCATGCGCTACACCGAGGCGCGCCTGTCGCGCTACTCGGAGGTGCTGCTCGCCGAGCTGGGTCAGGGTACCGTCGACTGGGTGCCCAACTTCGACGGCACCCTCGACGAGCCGGCGACCCTGCCGGCGCGGCTGCCCAACCTGCTGCTCAACGGCACCACCGGGATCGCCGTGGGCATGGCCACCGACGTGCCGCCGCACAACCTGCGCGAGGTGGCCTTCGCCTGCGTGCACCTGCTCGACGAGCCGCAGGCCACGGTCGAGCGCCTGTGCGAGATGCTGCCGGGGCCGGACTACCCGACCGAGGCGGAGATCATCACGCCGCGCAGCGATCTGCTGAAGATCTACCAGACTGGCCGCGGCTCGGTGCGCATGCGCGCGGTGTACCGCAAGGAGGACGGCGAGATCGTCGTCACCGCGCTGCCGCACCAGGTCTCCGGGGCCAAGGTGCTGGAGCAGATTGCCGGGCAGATGCAGGCCAAGAAGCTGCCGATGGTCGCCGACCTGCGCGACGAGTCGGACCACGAGAACCCCTGCCGCATCGTCATCGTGCCGCGCTCCAACCGCGTCGATCTCGACGAGCTGATGCAGCACCTGTTCGCCACCACCGAGCTGGAAAGCTCCTACCGGGTCAACCTCAACGTCATCGGCCTGGACGGCAAGCCGCAGGTCAAGGACCTGCGCCAGCTGCTCTCCGAGTGGCTGACCTTCCGCATCGGCACCGTGCGCCGCCGCCTGCAGTTCCGCCTCGACAAGGTGGAGAAGCGCCTGCACCTGCTCGAAGGCCTGCTGGTCGCCTTCCTCAACCTCGACGAGGTGATCCGCATCATCCGCGAGGAGGAGCAGCCCAAGCCGGTGCTGATGGAGCGCTTCGGCCTGACCGAGGTGCAGGCCGACTACATCCTCGATACCCGCCTGCGCCAGCTGGCGCGTCTCGAGGAGATGAAGATCCGCGGCGAGCAGGACGAACTGGCCAGGGAGCGCGACAAGCTGCTGGCCCTGCTCGGCAGCGAGAGCAAGCTGAAGAAGCTGGTACGCCAGGAGCTGCTGGCCGATGCCGAGAAGTATGGCGACGAGCGGCGCTCGCCGCTGGTCGCGCGCGCCGAGGCCCGCGCGCTGTCGGAAACCGACCTGCTGCCCGCCGAGCCGGTCACCGTGGTGCTTTCCGAGAAGGGCTGGGTACGCTGCGCCAAGGGCCACGACATCGATGCCGCCGGCCTGTCCTACAAGGCCGGCGACGCCTTCAAGGCCGCCGCGCCCGGGCGCTCCAACCAGTTCGCGGTGTTCCTCGACTCCACCGGGCGCAGCTACTCGCTGGCGGCCCACTCGCTGCCCTCGGCGCGCGGCCAGGGCGAGCCGCTCACCGGGCGCCTGAGCCCGCCGGCCGGCGCCAGCTTCGACTGCGTGCTGCTGCCCGAGGACGAGGCGCTCTACGTGCTGGCTTCCGACGCCGGCTACGGTTTCGTGGTCAGAGCTGACGACCTGCAGGCCAAGAACAAGGCCGGCAAGGCGCTGCTGACCCTGCCCGAGGGCGCCCGGGTGATGGCGCCGCGGCCGCTGCGCGCGCTGGAGAGCGACCTGCTGGCGGCGGTGACCAGCGAGGGGCGCCTGCTGGTGTTCCCGGTCGCCGAGCTGCCGCAGCTGGCCAAGGGCAAGGGCAACAAGATCGTCGGCATTCCCGCCGAGCGGGTCGCCAGTCGCGAGGAGTACCTGGTCGACCTCGCCGTGCTGCCGCAGGGCGCCACCTTGGTGCTGCAGGCCGGCAAGCGCACCCTGTCGCTGCGCGCCGACGACCTCGACCACTACCGGGGCGAGCGCGGACGCCGCGGCAGCCTGCTGCCGCGCGGCTTCCAGCGGGTGGACGCGCTGCTGGTGGAGTGACGGGACGCCTGCTGATGGAAAAGGGCTGCATGAGTTTCCACCCTGCAGCAGCGGTGTGATCGTGTAGGGTGGAAAACCACCGCAGGTGTTTTCCACCGTGGCGGGCTATCAGGGAGGTCAGATGGCAGAGGCGGAAAAAGCGCAGGCGCAGCTGGCCTGGGCCGGCGAGCAGGACGGCGTGGCGGTGCTGCGCCTGTCCGGTCACTGGACCCTGGCGGCGGCCAAGCCCGATCTGGATGCGGTGTGGCGCAGCCTGGCGGACAAGCCGGCGCGCCTGCAGCTGCAGGTCGCGGCCCTGGACGCCTGGGACAGCAGCCTGCTGGCCTTGCTGCGCCGTCTGCAGCGTCTCGCCGACGCCGAGCAGCGCCGCCTGGAGCACCGCGACCTGCCGGACGGCGTGGTGCGCCTGCTGCAGATGGCGGCGACGCCCGTGACCCGCGAGGAGGAGGAGACGCCACGTCCCGGGCCGGTGTCGCGCCTGGGGCTGCTGGTGCTGCAGGTCCACGACGGGCTGGTGCAGGCCAGCACCTTCTGCGGCGAGGTGGTGCTCGCCCTCGGCCGCCTGCTGCGCGGTCGCGCGCGCATGCGCCGCAGCGACTTCTGGGCGGCGCTGGCGCAGTGCGGCCCCGGCGCGCTGCCGATAGTCGCGCTGATCGCCAGCCTGGTCGGCCTGATCCTCGCCTTCGTCGGTGCCGCCCAGTTGCAGGCGTTCGGCGCCCAGCTGTACATCGCCAACATGGTGGCCATCGGCATGACCCGCGAGATGGGCGCGCTGATGACCGCGGTGATCATGGCCGGCCGCACCGGCGCGGCCTACGCCGCCGAGCTGGGCAGCATGCAGGCCAACGAGGAGATCGACGCACTGAAGACCTTCGGCTTCCCGCCGCTGGAGTTCCTGGTGCTGCCGCGCCTGCTGGCGCTGCTGGTCAGCATGCCGCTGCTCTGCGTGTTCGCCGACGCCCTCGGCATCCTCGGCGGCTTCGTCATCGGTGCCGGGCTGTTCGACATCTCCGCGCCGCTGTACCTCAGGCAGAGCCTGGAGATGCTCGGCCTCGCCGATTTCCTGCTCGGCCTGTTCAAGAGCCTGGTGTTCGCCGTGCTGATCGGCCTGATCGGCTGCCATCACGGGCTGAGCTGCGGACGCAACGCCCAGGCGGTCGGCCAGGCCACCACCCGCGCGGTGGTCAGCATCATAGTCGCGCTGGTGGTCAGCGACGCGCTGATCACCCTGATCTGCACCCAGCTGGGGATCTGAGCATGAGCGACGTGGTCCTCGCCGTGGAGAACCTCAGCGCCGGCTACGGGCGCAAGGTGATCCAGCGCGATCTCAACTTCGCCATCCGCCGCGGCGAGGTGTTCGTGGTGATGGGCGGCAGCGGCTGCGGCAAGAGCACCCTGCTGCGCCACCTGATCGGCCTGCAGGCGCCGCTGGCCGGGCGCGTGCTGCTGCACGGCGAGGACTTCTGGGCCCGCGACGAGGATGCCCGCGCCGTCCTGCAGCAGCGTTTCGGCGTGCTCTACCAGAGCGGCGCGCTGTGGAGCGGCATGACCCTGCGCGAGAACATCACCCTGCCGCTGGCCGCCTACCACCCGCACCTCGGCCAGGCCGAGCTGGACGAACTGGCCGCGCTCAAGCTGGCGCTGGTCGGCCTGCCCGGCTGCGACGAGCTGTACCCGGCCGAGCTGTCCGGCGGCATGCGCAAGCGCGCCGGCCTGGCGCGGGCGCTGGCGCTCGACCCCGAGGTGCTGTTCTTCGACGAGCCCTCGGCCGGCCTCGACCCGCTCAGCTCCATGGCCCTCGACGAGCTGATCCTGCAGCTGCGCGACAGCCTGGGTGCCAGCATCGTGCTGGTCACCCACGAGCTGCCGAGCATCTACCGGGTGGCCGACACCTGTCTGTTCCTCGACCATCGCACGCGCACCCAGATCGCCCTGGGTCCGCTGCGGCAACTGCTGGAGGAAGGGCCGCCGAGCGTGCGGCGCTTCCTGCGCCGCGGCGATGCCCCCGCGTACAAGGAGTCCCCATGAGCGAGACGCGCAAACCCTTCTGGATCGGTGCCTTCCTGCTCGGCGGCATCGCCCTGCTGGCCGGCGGCCTGCTGCTGCTCGGCCGCGACAGCTGGTTCAGCCAGCCCAGCGATTACGTGGTGTACTTCACCGGTGCGCTGGATGGTCTCGACGTCGGCGCCGACGTCACCTACCGCGGCGTCAAGGTCGGCACCGTGCGCGAGATCCGCCTGTCCTACGACCGCGAGCTCAGGGATGTGGTGATCCCGGTGGTGCTGCGCATCGACCCCGCGGCCGGCCACGAGGGGCAGAGCTTCGACCGGGTGGTCGAGCGGCTGGTCGAGCGCGGCCTGCGCGCCCAGCTGCAGACCCAGAGCCTGCTCACCGGCAAGGCGATAGTCGCGCTGGACCTGTTCCCCGGCCAGGCCGGCTACGTGCGCGAGCCCCACGACCTCGAGCTGCCGACCATCCCCAGCGTGCCCTCGCGGGTCGACCAGGCAGCGGACGTGCTGCGCGATCTGGTCGCCAGCCTGCGCGAGCTGCCGCTGCGCGAGATGGTGGTGTCGGCCAGCAACACCCTGCAGGCCCTGGAGCGCCTGAGCGCCTCTCCCGAGCTGCAGGACGGCCTGCTCAGCCTCGGCCAGACCCTGCACAATCTTGAGAGCCTGACTCAACAACTGCAGCGACAAATCCCGCCAATGCTGGATAATGCGCGCCAGGGCGGCGGCGAGCTGCGCGCGGCGATCGGCGATCTGCGCCAGGCGGCGCAGGCCGCCACGCTCGCCCTGCAGCAGATGCAGCAGCTGGCGGGCGATACCCGGCGCAGCCTCGGCCCCGAGTCCGAGGCGCAGTTCCAGCTGCTGCAGGCGCTGGAGGAACTGGGGCGGGCCAGCAAGGCC
This genomic window contains:
- a CDS encoding YqiA/YcfP family alpha/beta fold hydrolase — its product is MLPQSTLIYIHGFNSSPASLKARELVATCARQGLAERLRVPALHHDPRRAIAQLEAEIAAAERPVLVGSSLGGYYATHLAERHGLKALLINPAVRVQRYFARYLGPQHNYYSGESWELTAAHVAALAELEVPPPQDPARFMVWLQTGDETLDYRDAADYYRLCAVQIEEGGDHGYRGFAARIPELLAFAGLTSA
- the parE gene encoding DNA topoisomerase IV subunit B, encoding MANTSYTAEAIEVLSGLDPVRKRPGMYTDTSRPNHLAQEVIDNSVDEALAGHAKSVQVILHEDNSLQVIDDGRGMPVDIHPEEGVSGVELILTKLHAGGKFSNKNYQFSGGLHGVGISVVNALSTRVEVRVRRDGNEYAMAFADGYKASELAVVGTVGKRNTGTSVQFWPDAKYFDSAKFSISRLKHVLKAKAVLCPGLSVSFEDRASGEKVEWFYEDGLRSYLSDAVSEFERLPQEPFCGSLAGTREAVDWALLWLPEGGESVQESYVNLIPTAQGGTHVNGLRQGLLDAMREFCEFRSLLPRGVKLAPEDVWERIAFVLSMKMQEPQFSGQTKERLSSREAAAFVSGVVKDAFSLWLNEHPELGLALAELAISNAGRRLKAGKKVERKKITQGPALPGKLADCAGQDPMRAELFLVEGDSAGGSAKQARDKEFQAILPLRGKILNTWEVDGGEVLASQEVHNIAVAVGIDPGSADLTQLRYGKICILADADSDGLHIATLLCALFVQHFRPLVEAGHVYVAMPPLYRIDLGKEVYYALDEAERDGILERLAAEKKRGKPQVTRFKGLGEMNPLQLRETTMDPNTRRLVQLTLEDAEGTLEIMDMLLAKKRAGDRKSWLESKGNLAEVLL
- a CDS encoding esterase-like activity of phytase family protein; protein product: MTASRRLLLGLAGALALLAGSPAARAEAPLAELVLQAALPVEGMAGGNLSGLARCGDGRWWAVSDREDAQLSRLQPAEGRWQAAAEAFAVPPPPPSGLPWGLSTGNRLLAPLRGGALDFEGLACDAAGNRYLLSESEVGVLMLPSLGSPQWLALPPQLLRQARARGLLLHANALLEGLAVSPDGARLWLAAEREGRGLLAVQRSGERWRCPGSGCVLVAESGRALRPLDPPGSEPQPLDFTGLSWHAGKLYSLERLQHRICRRDPEHGTVERCWSFAAAALAPQLRYATPYGVAEALWLDDGSAWIGLDNGGAANAAGERRPLILQFAAPDGGWSG
- the parC gene encoding DNA topoisomerase IV subunit A, translated to MSESLDLSLDGVERRSLAEFTEQAYLNYSMYVIMDRALPHIGDGLKPVQRRIVYAMSELGLDADSKHKKSARTVGDVLGKFHPHGDSACYEAMVLMAQPFSYRYTLVDGQGNWGAPDDPKSFAAMRYTEARLSRYSEVLLAELGQGTVDWVPNFDGTLDEPATLPARLPNLLLNGTTGIAVGMATDVPPHNLREVAFACVHLLDEPQATVERLCEMLPGPDYPTEAEIITPRSDLLKIYQTGRGSVRMRAVYRKEDGEIVVTALPHQVSGAKVLEQIAGQMQAKKLPMVADLRDESDHENPCRIVIVPRSNRVDLDELMQHLFATTELESSYRVNLNVIGLDGKPQVKDLRQLLSEWLTFRIGTVRRRLQFRLDKVEKRLHLLEGLLVAFLNLDEVIRIIREEEQPKPVLMERFGLTEVQADYILDTRLRQLARLEEMKIRGEQDELARERDKLLALLGSESKLKKLVRQELLADAEKYGDERRSPLVARAEARALSETDLLPAEPVTVVLSEKGWVRCAKGHDIDAAGLSYKAGDAFKAAAPGRSNQFAVFLDSTGRSYSLAAHSLPSARGQGEPLTGRLSPPAGASFDCVLLPEDEALYVLASDAGYGFVVRADDLQAKNKAGKALLTLPEGARVMAPRPLRALESDLLAAVTSEGRLLVFPVAELPQLAKGKGNKIVGIPAERVASREEYLVDLAVLPQGATLVLQAGKRTLSLRADDLDHYRGERGRRGSLLPRGFQRVDALLVE
- a CDS encoding ABC transporter permease; translation: MAEAEKAQAQLAWAGEQDGVAVLRLSGHWTLAAAKPDLDAVWRSLADKPARLQLQVAALDAWDSSLLALLRRLQRLADAEQRRLEHRDLPDGVVRLLQMAATPVTREEEETPRPGPVSRLGLLVLQVHDGLVQASTFCGEVVLALGRLLRGRARMRRSDFWAALAQCGPGALPIVALIASLVGLILAFVGAAQLQAFGAQLYIANMVAIGMTREMGALMTAVIMAGRTGAAYAAELGSMQANEEIDALKTFGFPPLEFLVLPRLLALLVSMPLLCVFADALGILGGFVIGAGLFDISAPLYLRQSLEMLGLADFLLGLFKSLVFAVLIGLIGCHHGLSCGRNAQAVGQATTRAVVSIIVALVVSDALITLICTQLGI
- a CDS encoding ABC transporter ATP-binding protein — its product is MSDVVLAVENLSAGYGRKVIQRDLNFAIRRGEVFVVMGGSGCGKSTLLRHLIGLQAPLAGRVLLHGEDFWARDEDARAVLQQRFGVLYQSGALWSGMTLRENITLPLAAYHPHLGQAELDELAALKLALVGLPGCDELYPAELSGGMRKRAGLARALALDPEVLFFDEPSAGLDPLSSMALDELILQLRDSLGASIVLVTHELPSIYRVADTCLFLDHRTRTQIALGPLRQLLEEGPPSVRRFLRRGDAPAYKESP
- a CDS encoding MlaD family protein, coding for MSETRKPFWIGAFLLGGIALLAGGLLLLGRDSWFSQPSDYVVYFTGALDGLDVGADVTYRGVKVGTVREIRLSYDRELRDVVIPVVLRIDPAAGHEGQSFDRVVERLVERGLRAQLQTQSLLTGKAIVALDLFPGQAGYVREPHDLELPTIPSVPSRVDQAADVLRDLVASLRELPLREMVVSASNTLQALERLSASPELQDGLLSLGQTLHNLESLTQQLQRQIPPMLDNARQGGGELRAAIGDLRQAAQAATLALQQMQQLAGDTRRSLGPESEAQFQLLQALEELGRASKALQRTAEGLEQQPESLIFGKKR